Proteins from one Streptomyces genisteinicus genomic window:
- a CDS encoding YiaA/YiaB family inner membrane protein — protein MSETQVKQQNTAAYYSQAVISFAVALGAVAIGIYHMEADAWVRAFLAVAVLYLTTSAFTLAKVVRDRQEAGQIVSRVDQARLEKLLAEHDPFQKL, from the coding sequence ATGAGTGAGACACAGGTCAAGCAGCAGAACACCGCGGCCTACTACAGCCAGGCCGTGATCTCCTTCGCCGTCGCGCTCGGCGCCGTCGCCATCGGGATCTACCACATGGAGGCGGACGCCTGGGTGCGCGCCTTCCTCGCCGTCGCCGTGCTGTACCTGACGACTTCGGCCTTCACGCTCGCCAAGGTCGTGCGGGACCGCCAGGAGGCCGGCCAGATCGTCAGCAGGGTCGACCAGGCCCGGCTGGAGAAGCTGCTGGCCGAGCACGACCCCTTCCAGAAGCTGTAG
- a CDS encoding TetR/AcrR family transcriptional regulator, whose product MARPRKPLLSRDRIVEAAGALVDAEGLDAVSTRRLAAELGVSGPSLYNHFRNKDEILEAVADAVSARVDLSMFDADDPRDWRTALHDWALSYRSALRAHPNTVPVLARGPGRRPAGLKVADAVFGAMVRAGWPPAQATYIGALMRYFITGSALGSFALGFVDDADAYDPADYPHLGQAHLLADRREQVDEGAFETGLRALLDGLTVQYEAGAGRNGTTAAP is encoded by the coding sequence ATGGCCCGACCGCGCAAGCCCCTCCTCAGCCGTGACCGCATCGTCGAGGCGGCGGGCGCGCTCGTCGACGCGGAGGGACTGGACGCGGTCTCCACCCGGCGGCTCGCGGCCGAACTCGGGGTGAGCGGCCCGTCGCTCTACAACCACTTCCGCAACAAGGACGAGATCCTGGAAGCCGTGGCCGACGCGGTCAGCGCCCGTGTCGACCTGTCGATGTTCGACGCGGACGACCCCCGGGACTGGCGCACCGCGCTCCACGACTGGGCGCTCTCCTACCGGTCCGCGCTCCGGGCCCACCCCAACACCGTCCCGGTCCTCGCCCGCGGACCCGGCCGCCGCCCGGCCGGCCTCAAGGTCGCCGACGCCGTCTTCGGCGCGATGGTCCGCGCCGGCTGGCCGCCCGCCCAGGCCACGTACATCGGCGCGCTGATGCGCTACTTCATCACCGGCTCCGCCCTCGGTTCGTTCGCCCTCGGCTTCGTCGACGACGCGGACGCCTACGACCCGGCCGACTACCCCCATCTCGGCCAGGCCCACCTGCTGGCGGACCGCCGCGAGCAGGTGGACGAAGGGGCGTTCGAGACGGGCCTGCGCGCGCTGCTGGACGGGCTGACGGTGCAGTACGAGGCGGGAGCGGGGCGGAACGGGACGACGGCGGCCCCGTAG
- a CDS encoding TetR/AcrR family transcriptional regulator has protein sequence MTAADQTAAGEDVPGEEKPWDQVTPEAARKLLVAAVEAFAERGYHATTTRDIAGRAGMSPAALYIHYKTKEELLHRISRIGHDKALDILTAAYEAPGTPRERLAEAVRSFVRWHAGRHTTARVVQYELDALSDDHRAEIIELRRESDAVVRRLLDEGVAAGEFTVPDVPGTAVAILSLCIDVARWFNTQGRRTPDEVGAFYADLVLRMVGAPQDR, from the coding sequence ATGACTGCGGCGGACCAGACGGCGGCCGGCGAGGACGTGCCCGGCGAGGAGAAGCCGTGGGACCAGGTCACCCCGGAGGCGGCCAGGAAACTGCTGGTCGCCGCGGTCGAGGCGTTCGCCGAGCGCGGCTACCACGCCACCACCACCCGTGACATCGCCGGGCGGGCGGGCATGAGCCCCGCGGCCCTCTACATCCACTACAAGACCAAGGAAGAGCTGCTCCACCGGATCAGCCGCATCGGCCACGACAAGGCCCTCGACATCCTGACGGCCGCGTACGAGGCGCCCGGCACCCCGCGCGAGCGGCTCGCCGAGGCCGTCCGCTCCTTCGTGCGCTGGCACGCCGGACGGCACACCACGGCCCGCGTCGTCCAGTACGAGCTGGACGCCCTCTCCGACGACCACCGGGCGGAGATCATCGAGCTGCGGCGCGAGAGCGACGCCGTGGTGCGCAGGCTCCTCGACGAAGGCGTCGCGGCCGGGGAGTTCACCGTGCCCGACGTGCCGGGCACCGCGGTCGCCATCCTGTCGCTCTGCATCGACGTGGCGCGCTGGTTCAACACCCAGGGGCGCCGCACGCCCGACGAGGTCGGCGCGTTCTACGCCGACCTCGTGCTGCGCATGGTGGGAGCCCCGCAGGACCGCTGA
- a CDS encoding acyl-CoA dehydrogenase family protein, with the protein MNLELTEEQSAVRRLAADFVAREVAPHVVDWDRTESVDRGIVKKLGALGFLGLTVDEEYGGSGGDHLAYCLVTEELGRGDSSVRGIVSVSLGLVAKTVAAYGTDEQKRAWLPRLTSGDAVGCFGLTEPGTGSDAGSLATRAVADGGDWVLNGTKMFITNGTWADVVLLFARTNDTPGHRGVSAFLVPAGTPGLSRRTIHGKLGLRGQATAELVLDDVRVPASAMLGQEGRGFSIAMSALAKGRMSVAAGCVGIAQAALDAAVGYAAEREQFGRPIAHYQLVQELISDIAVDVDAARLLTWRVADLVDRGEEFATAASKAKLFASEAAVRAANNALQVFGGYGYIDEYPVGKLLRDARVMTLYEGTSQIQKLIIGRALTGVSAF; encoded by the coding sequence ATGAACCTGGAGCTCACCGAGGAGCAGTCGGCCGTCCGCCGGCTCGCCGCGGACTTCGTCGCCCGTGAGGTCGCCCCCCATGTCGTCGACTGGGACCGGACCGAGAGCGTCGACCGCGGGATCGTGAAGAAGCTCGGCGCGCTCGGCTTCCTCGGCCTCACCGTCGACGAGGAGTACGGCGGCTCCGGCGGCGACCACCTCGCCTACTGCCTGGTCACCGAGGAACTCGGCCGCGGCGACTCGTCGGTGCGCGGCATCGTCTCCGTCTCCCTCGGCCTGGTCGCCAAGACCGTCGCCGCGTACGGGACCGACGAGCAGAAGCGGGCCTGGCTGCCCCGGCTGACCTCGGGCGACGCGGTCGGCTGCTTCGGGCTGACCGAACCGGGCACCGGCTCGGACGCGGGCAGCCTGGCCACCCGCGCCGTCGCGGACGGCGGCGACTGGGTGCTCAACGGCACCAAGATGTTCATCACCAACGGCACCTGGGCCGACGTGGTGCTGCTGTTCGCCCGCACCAACGACACCCCCGGGCACCGGGGCGTCTCCGCCTTCCTCGTCCCCGCCGGCACTCCCGGGCTGTCCCGCCGCACCATCCACGGCAAGCTCGGCCTGCGGGGCCAGGCCACGGCGGAACTCGTCCTCGACGACGTGCGCGTCCCCGCGTCCGCCATGCTCGGCCAGGAGGGCAGGGGCTTCTCGATCGCGATGTCCGCGCTGGCCAAGGGCCGGATGTCGGTGGCCGCAGGCTGTGTCGGCATCGCCCAGGCCGCGCTCGACGCGGCGGTCGGCTACGCCGCGGAGCGCGAACAGTTCGGCCGTCCCATCGCCCACTACCAGCTGGTGCAGGAGCTGATCAGCGACATCGCGGTGGACGTCGACGCGGCCCGCCTGCTCACCTGGCGGGTCGCCGACCTCGTCGACCGGGGCGAGGAGTTCGCCACCGCCGCCTCCAAGGCCAAGCTCTTCGCCTCCGAGGCCGCCGTCCGCGCGGCCAACAACGCCCTCCAGGTCTTCGGCGGCTACGGCTACATCGACGAGTACCCGGTCGGCAAGCTGCTGCGCGACGCCCGCGTGATGACCCTCTACGAGGGCACCAGCCAGATCCAGAAGCTGATCATCGGCCGCGCGCTCACGGGGGTGAGCGCGTTCTGA
- a CDS encoding MaoC family dehydratase gives MAEPRIFTSPEELRAGVGEQLGHSDWLEIDQKRIDLFADATGDHQWIHVDPERAADGPFGTTIAHGYLTLSLLPALVPQVLRVEGMKMGINYGTNKVRFPAPVPVGSRLRATAVLQQVEEAGGGVQMTALVTIEREGGDKPVCVAESVSRYFF, from the coding sequence ATGGCCGAGCCGAGGATCTTCACCTCCCCCGAGGAGCTGCGCGCCGGAGTGGGCGAGCAGCTGGGGCACAGCGACTGGCTGGAGATCGACCAGAAGCGGATCGACCTCTTCGCCGACGCGACGGGGGACCACCAGTGGATCCACGTGGACCCGGAGCGGGCGGCGGACGGCCCCTTCGGCACGACGATCGCCCACGGCTATCTGACCCTGTCGCTGCTGCCCGCGCTGGTGCCGCAGGTGCTGCGGGTCGAGGGCATGAAGATGGGCATCAACTACGGCACCAACAAGGTGCGCTTCCCCGCGCCCGTCCCGGTGGGCTCGCGCCTGCGCGCCACGGCCGTGCTCCAGCAGGTCGAGGAGGCGGGCGGCGGCGTGCAGATGACCGCCCTCGTCACGATCGAGCGCGAGGGCGGCGACAAGCCGGTGTGCGTGGCGGAGTCGGTCTCCCGCTACTTCTTCTGA
- the soxR gene encoding redox-sensitive transcriptional activator SoxR, with translation MPQIPETIHELTVGQLAARSGAAVSALHFYESKGLISSRRTSGNQRRYSRDTLRRVAFVRAAQRVGIPLATIRDALAELPEERTPDREDWARLSQAWRGVLDERIRQLGRLRDHLTDCIGCGCLSLETCVLSNPDDVFGEQLTGSRLLGERRPPAGDAR, from the coding sequence GTGCCCCAGATTCCCGAGACGATCCACGAACTCACCGTCGGCCAGCTCGCCGCACGCAGCGGCGCTGCCGTCTCCGCCCTGCACTTCTACGAGTCCAAGGGCCTCATCTCCAGCCGGCGCACCAGCGGCAACCAGCGGCGCTACAGCCGGGACACGCTGCGCCGGGTGGCGTTCGTCCGCGCCGCCCAGCGGGTCGGCATCCCCCTGGCCACCATCCGGGACGCCCTGGCCGAACTGCCCGAGGAGCGCACCCCCGACCGCGAGGACTGGGCCAGGCTCTCCCAGGCGTGGCGGGGTGTGCTCGACGAGCGCATCCGGCAGCTCGGCAGGCTCCGCGACCACCTCACGGACTGCATCGGCTGCGGCTGTCTGTCCCTGGAGACCTGCGTGCTGTCCAACCCGGACGACGTCTTCGGCGAGCAGCTGACCGGTTCCCGGCTGCTGGGCGAACGCCGCCCGCCCGCGGGCGACGCACGCTGA
- a CDS encoding DMT family transporter, translating into MTNPSRPAAWPALAAAAVTVVLWASAFVSIRSAGDAYSPGALALGRLLAGSLALGCVLLVRREGLPPKAAWPGIAVSGLLWFGVYMVVLNWGEQQVDAGTAAMVVNVGPVLIALLGARFLGEGLPPRLVAGMAVSFAGAVVVGLSMSGEGGSSTLGVVLCLVAAVGYAAGVVAQKPALTHASALQVTTFGCLVGTVACLPFAGQLLTEASDAPLPATLNMVYLGVFPTALAFTTWAYALARTTAGRMGATTYAVPALVVLMSWLALDEVPGLLTLAGGALCLAGVAVSRSRARTAAAGTGGEAGAETAARRGETAR; encoded by the coding sequence ATGACGAACCCCTCCCGCCCCGCCGCCTGGCCCGCCCTCGCGGCCGCCGCCGTCACCGTCGTCCTGTGGGCGTCCGCCTTCGTGTCCATCCGCAGCGCGGGGGACGCCTACTCCCCCGGCGCGCTGGCCCTCGGCCGGCTGCTGGCGGGCTCCCTCGCCCTCGGCTGCGTGCTGCTGGTCCGGCGCGAGGGGCTGCCGCCGAAGGCCGCGTGGCCGGGCATCGCGGTGTCGGGGCTGCTGTGGTTCGGCGTCTACATGGTCGTGCTCAACTGGGGCGAGCAGCAGGTGGACGCGGGCACGGCGGCGATGGTCGTCAACGTCGGCCCGGTCCTGATCGCCCTGCTCGGCGCGCGGTTCCTCGGCGAGGGGCTGCCGCCGCGGCTGGTCGCGGGCATGGCGGTCTCCTTCGCGGGCGCGGTGGTCGTGGGCCTGTCCATGTCCGGCGAGGGCGGCTCGTCCACCCTCGGCGTGGTGCTGTGCCTGGTGGCGGCGGTGGGGTACGCGGCCGGTGTGGTCGCCCAGAAGCCGGCCCTGACCCACGCGAGCGCGCTCCAGGTGACGACGTTCGGCTGCCTGGTCGGCACGGTCGCGTGCCTGCCGTTCGCGGGGCAGCTCCTCACGGAGGCCTCCGACGCGCCGCTCCCCGCGACACTCAACATGGTCTATCTCGGCGTCTTCCCGACCGCGCTCGCCTTCACGACCTGGGCCTACGCGCTGGCGCGCACCACGGCGGGCCGGATGGGCGCCACCACGTACGCGGTCCCCGCGCTCGTGGTGCTGATGTCGTGGCTCGCTCTGGACGAGGTCCCGGGCCTGCTGACGCTGGCGGGCGGTGCGCTGTGCCTGGCGGGGGTCGCCGTGTCCCGCTCGCGGGCCCGGACGGCCGCCGCCGGGACCGGTGGCGAGGCGGGGGCGGAGACCGCCGCCCGGCGCGGGGAGACGGCGCGCTGA
- a CDS encoding ArsR/SmtB family transcription factor: MTSPRDLAALASLLADETRAGFALALLDGRAWTAGELARHGRVAASTASGHLGKLVAGGLLAEERQGRHRYVRLADDRVAHLVEELAAYASPGPAPRPRTLRESSAAHAMARGRTCYDHLAGRLGITVTEAMTARGLIAQDSGFALTGRGVDWFDGAGIPLVRTGRRPLARGCLDWTERRPHLAGVSGARLCAHALESGWCVRIGSERAVKVTAEGERALHELLGIEPGKLR; the protein is encoded by the coding sequence ATGACCTCGCCCCGCGACCTCGCCGCCCTCGCCTCGCTGCTCGCCGACGAGACACGCGCGGGCTTCGCCCTGGCGCTGCTCGACGGGCGCGCCTGGACGGCCGGGGAGCTGGCACGCCACGGCCGGGTGGCCGCGTCGACCGCGAGCGGGCACCTCGGCAAGCTGGTCGCCGGGGGCCTGCTCGCCGAGGAGCGCCAGGGGCGCCACCGGTACGTGCGGCTCGCCGACGACCGGGTGGCCCACCTGGTCGAGGAGCTCGCCGCGTACGCGTCACCCGGTCCGGCACCCCGGCCGCGCACGCTGCGCGAGTCGAGCGCCGCCCACGCGATGGCACGCGGCCGCACCTGCTACGACCACCTCGCGGGCCGGCTGGGCATCACCGTCACCGAGGCGATGACGGCGCGCGGGCTGATCGCGCAGGACTCGGGCTTCGCGCTCACCGGGCGGGGCGTCGACTGGTTCGACGGGGCGGGCATCCCGCTGGTCCGCACCGGACGCCGCCCGCTGGCCCGCGGCTGCCTGGACTGGACCGAGCGCCGGCCCCATCTCGCCGGGGTCTCCGGCGCCCGGCTGTGCGCGCACGCGCTGGAGTCGGGCTGGTGCGTGCGGATCGGGTCGGAGCGGGCTGTGAAGGTCACCGCGGAGGGCGAGCGGGCGCTGCACGAGCTGCTCGGCATCGAGCCCGGGAAATTGCGGTGA